A window of Palaemon carinicauda isolate YSFRI2023 chromosome 27, ASM3689809v2, whole genome shotgun sequence contains these coding sequences:
- the LOC137620874 gene encoding uncharacterized protein: MEKLKKTRTTCRGWVTRASKALSDLLESSTTTISQFEYAIKEYNQRLAKLDEVQEAIEIEIAEEELEQLSDEAHEFRTVSVQPRIQAEDQIRMLAAPGSKAGSIRGQSSSRESDITNVKLPKLELPKFSGEMTLWQSFWDQHNSHIDATDLPVIRKLTYLLSLLEGDARNVVKGLAHTSANYPVACKLLKERYYKPERIIFAHVQALLNGEVNNNVSGPKGVAQLWKLRDDVLIHISSLEALGITGKQCEVFLTPIILSRLPSLLRLEWARDGDGFECEFYNYFCLM; this comes from the coding sequence ATGGAGAAGTTAAAGAAGACTAGGACTACATGTCGAGGGTGGGTGACAAGAGCTTCCAAGGCACTGAGTGACCTTCTGGAGTCTTCCACCACAACTATTAGTCAATTTGAGTATGCTATCAAGGAATACAACCAGAGACTAGCTAAGTTGGATGAAGTCCAAGAAGCAATAGAAATTGAGATAGCTGAAGAAGAACTAGAACAACTTTCGGATGAAGCCCATGAGTTTAGAACAGTAAGTGTGCAGCCTAGGATAcaagctgaagaccagataaggaTGTTAGCAGCACCTGGTTCTAAAGCTGGCAGTATAAGAGGACAGTCTTCATCTCGAGAGTCAGATATCACCAATGTCAAGTTACCCAAGCTGGAGCTACCGAAGTTTAGTGGTGAAATGACCCTATGGCAGTCCTTCTGGGATCAACATAATTCCCACATCGATGCAACAGACCTTCCAGTGATCAGGAAGTTAACTTATTTGCTGTCTTTGCTGGAGGGAGATGCCAGGAATGTTGTGAAGGGACTAGCTCATACCAGTGCTAATTACCCGGTTGCCTGCAAACTACTGAAGGAACGCTACTACAAGCCAGAAAGGATTATTTTTGCTCATGTTCAGGCATTGTTAAATGGTGAGGTCAACAATAATGTCAGCGGACCCAAAGGTGTGGCACAGCTGTGGAAATTACGAGATGACGTTCTAATTCACATCAGCAGTTTGGAGGCGCTAGGCATCACAGGAAAACAATGTGAAGTGTTTCTTACACCTATCATCCTCTCCCGTTTGCCAAGTTTACTGCGGCTAGAGTGGGCCAGGGATGGTGATGGATTTGAGtgtgaattttataactatttttgcttaatgtaa